The genomic stretch CACGAGGTCTCCCCACTGCAAACGGCGTTTCGGTGAGGCGATACCGTGCACGACCTCTTCATTGACCGAAATGCACGTGTGAGAAGGGAAGACGCGTTTGCCGACACGATAATTGTAGCACGCGCTGACTGCGCCGGCTTGCGCGATGAGTTCGCGAGCGATCTCGTCGAGTTCGAACGTGGAAATCCCCTCGCGCACATGAGTCCGCACCGCAGCCAGAACCGAAGCCGCGACCTTGCACGCCTCCCTCATGTTCTCGATCTCGTCCTTGGACTTGATCGGTATCATGGCTGAGAGCACTCGATCTCGGACCGACATCCGATCGCAATGCTCGTTTCGGTACCACAGAAAGGTAGAACGGAAAGACCTTGTACGGCGTAGTAGTTCCGAAGGTCGACGTCGGATTCGTCGAGACCCACAGGATCACGTCCGTCCAATACAGCGGTGAAACTTTCGTTTCCCGCTTCCAGCAATTCATCCAAGACGACGGCATCCGCGACATTGCGAGGAAAGCCCGCCAGCACGAAACCGCGCCGGGTATCGCGCCGACTGAACCAGCGACGAACCATCTCCAATTCTGCTTTTCGCACGCCGTGTTCAGCGACACGCCCATCAGCTCCCGAGGGAACGGGCAAAACATCACAATCCTGCAAAGAACTCAGCGAACGGAGAGCCCGCTGCCGCTCGGTTTCGTTCCGGCACAACACCACCAACTTCGGGTGGCCGGTAGAAACGGGCGCAAAGGTGGACGAATTGGCACGCATCCCGAACTAGGGCAAGCAGGAAATCTTCAGCGCTGCAGTGCCCACGCGAGGATACCCACGAGGAAGATCCCACCGAGCGCGGCGTAAAGCACGCCGGCGTTCTTGAAATCACCTACGGCGTTACCGAGACTCGGTTCCCTCACGGCATCGCTGCGACCGCGAATTTTCCCCTTCTTGAGAAAGCCGTCGTAATGCCTTTGCAGGAGAAATGTCTCCACTTGGCGCATCGTATCCAGCACCACTCCGACGGTGATCAGCATACCCGTACCGCCGAAGAAAGTCGCAATGCGCGTCGGCACGTTGTACTCGAACAACAGAAAGTCCGGCATGATCGCGATGATCGTAAGGAAGATGGCGCCGAAGAGCGTCAATCGCGTCATCACGAAGTCGAGAAACTTGGCCGTCGGCTCCCCCGGGCGCACTCCCGGAATGTAACCTCCGTACTTCTTCAAGTCGTCGGCGATCTGGATCGGTTTGAACATGACCGAAACCCAGAAGTAACTGAAGAACAAGATGAGGAGCGAATACGATACGTAGTAGATCCAATGCCCACGAATCAAGTTGTTCGCGAAGTCGGAAAGGAACGGTAGGTCGAACGCAGCACCGAGGTGAGAGAATATCTGCTGAGGGAAAAGCAGGATCGCGCTCGCGAAAATGACCGGCATCACGCCCGAGTAGTTTACTTTGAGCGGCAGGTAAGAACTCTGCCCGCCGTAGACCTTGCGACCGACCACTCGTTTGGCGTACTGCACGGGGATCTTACGCATCGCCTGAGTGATTGCGACGATACTCGCGATCACCACGAGCATCAGCATCAGCATCAGAACCGCATGCGGCAGCCCGAGACGCGTCCCGACGCCCACCGGAGCAGTGAAGAGCTGCCATGTGGCAGCCGCTGCTCCAGGCAGATCGGCGAGAATGCCGATCGTGATCATGAGCGAAACGCCGTTACCGATTCCCCGCTGCGTGATCTGCTCGCCGAGCCACATCATGAGCATGGTGCCCGCAGTAAGAAAGATGACGGAGTTGATCAGGAACCAGAACTTCCCCGACACCACGATCGGACCATAGACGTTGAGGTCGTAACCGGGAAACAACTGCGCCGGATTCTCCAATGCGAGAATCAGCAGGACACCTTGGATCAGACAGATCGCGAGCGTCGCATAACGGGTGTATTGAACGAGCTTTTGACGCCCGACGTCACCCTCCTGTTGAAGTCGCGCCAGCGAGGGCACGACCGCTGCCATCAGCTGAAAGATGATCGACGCGCTGATATACGGCATGATTCCGAGGGCGCAAACCGCTCCTTTGAGCAGAGCCCCGCCGGTGAACATGTTGTAGAGTCCCACGAGCGATCCACCGCCAGCGGCCGTTTGATCGGCGAAGAAGGCTTGAAGCGGGCCCGGATCCAAGCCCGGAAGCGGGATGTTCGCGCCCACGCGCGAGATGAACAGAAGCGCGAGCGTGAAGAATATCTTCTGCCGGAGCTCCGGAATCTTGAGGCAATTGGCGAATGCTGAGAACATCGACGCTCGGTTCGCGGGTAAATCCGTCAAGCAACGACGGCTTCGCCGCCGGCCTGCTCGATCTTGGCCTTCGCGCTCGCGGAAAATCGCGCCGCCTTAACCCTGACTGCGCGAGAAACCGAACCATCGCCGAGAACCTTCAGTGGTTTGCCGTCGTCGCGCACAAGACCGGCTGCCACGAGGGTCGAGGTATCGATTTCCACGATCGCCGCATCGAGTGCGTCCAAGTCACCGAGATTGACCACGGCGTACTCGGTCCGGAAATTTGCGTTGTTGAATCCACGGTGTGGCAACTTACGGTAAAGGGGCATCTGGCCGCCTTCGAAACCGGGACGAATACTGCCGCCGGAGCGCGCGGTCTGGCCCTTACCTCCGCGACCACTGGTCTTACCGTGGCCACCACCTTCGCCGCAACCGACACGCTTGCGACGGTGCACCGCACCTTTGACGTTGGAAAGTTGATGTAGACGCATGTCTGAAGGAGAGCCGAAGCGCGGCTCGAATTACTTGGAGGCCGCGACGGCCTGATGCAGTTGAGCGAAGTCCTCAGGAAGCTTGAGCTTCCGAAGGCCGTCGAGCGTGGCGTTGACCACGGCGATGTGATTGTTGGAACCAAGCGACTTGGAGAGTACGTTCTTTACGCCGGCGGCTTCGAGGACTGCGCGCACCCCTCCCCCGGCGATTACGCCGGTACCAGTGGTGGCCGGTCGGAGGAGTACACGCCCCCCATCGGACTCTCCGATCACCTCGTGAGGGATGGTGTCCCCCTTCAAGCGGACGGCCTTCATGTTCTTGCGAGCATGCTCGGAGCCCTTGCGGATCGCTTCAGGGACTTCCTTGGCCTTGCCGTAGCCGATACCGACGCGGCCTTTCTGATCGCCGGCGACGACCAACGACGAAAAACTGAAGCGACGACCGCCCTTCACGACTTTGGCACACCGATTGATGTAGACCACCTTTTCGGTGATCTCGGGTGCGCTGTCTTCGCGGAACTGGGGCTTTTGTGAAAAGTAGCTCATGATCGTCTGTTAGAACTTGATGCCGGCTTCACGGACGGCGTCCGCGAACACTTTGACGCATCCGTGATAACGGCGGCCGCTGCGATCGAACACCACCTGCTCGATCCCAGCTGCCTTCGCCTTTTCGGCGAAAGCCTTGCCGAGGATCTCGGCACCTTTGACGTTGGCGGAGACCTTCTGGGCGCGTTGTTCCTTGTCCAAAGTGGAAAGGAAAGCGAGCGTCCGCGAACTCGAATCGTCTACGCACTGGGCGTAGATGTGTTTTCCCGAAAGCTTGAGGCTGAGCCGAGGACGCGCGGCCGTGCCGACGACCTTCTTGCGGATCCGCCAGCGCCGCTTTTGCAGGAGATCTTGTTTCTTGAGGATATTCATTTTGCGAGGTTGGTCGCTCGGATACGTTAGGCGACTGTCTTGCCCTCCTTGCGGCGGACGCGTTCTCCCACGATGCGGACACCCTTGCCCTTGTAGGGTTCGGGCGGGTAATACGACCGAATCTCGGCCGTCACTGCGCCTACTTTTTGTTTGTCGGCACCCTCGACCCGAAGCTTCGTCTGGTCGGTCACGGTGACCTTCACTCCGGCAGGGAGTTTGTAATGAATGGGGTGCGAGTAACCGAGAGCGAGATCGAGGATGTCGCCCTTGAGCGCGGCCTTGAACCCGACGCCTTGAATTTCGAGTTCCTTCACGAACCCCTGCGAAACGCCTTTCACCATACCCGCAATGACGGACCGTGCAGTACCGTGCATCGCCTTGGCGAAACGAGTGTCGGAATTAGGTGCCACATGAACGCTTCCCTTGTCCAAAGAGAGCGTGACCACGGGCGAGAACGTCTTCGTGAGACTGCCTTTCGGACCCTCGACGCTGACGGAGTTTCCGGTGACGGAGACTTTGACTTTGTCCGGAATGGCTACCGGAAGTTTGCCGATGCGACTCATGGCGACGTTCTCCTTACCAGACGTTACAGACGATTTCGCCGCCGAGCCGATTGCGGCGCGCGTCCCGGTCCTTCATCAATCCACGCGAGGTGGAGATGATGGACATACCAAGTCCGTTGAGCACGCGCGGCAGTTCGTCGGACTTCGCGTAGAAGCGACGTCCTGGAGTACTTACCCGCTTGAGACCGGACAGCGCGGCGACACCGTCGACGTACTTCAGTTGAACGACGAGCGTCTTGTGCCCGTTCGCGTCTTGGCCGTCACCGACGCCGGCCACGTAGCCCTCGCGCAGAAGAATGGCAGCCAAGCCAGCCTTGAGTTTCGAATGTGGCGAAACGCACTCGGCGTTGCCCGCTCGCGACGAGTTGCGCAAGCGCGTCAAAAAATCTGCAATGGGATCCGTCATGTTCTATTGGATTTGTGCGTCGGATGATATCCACCACTTCCGACCGCACCGAGATGGGTGAAGAGTTACCAGGAAGATTTCGTCACGCCGGGAATCTTGCCAGCCAGCGCGAGTTCACGAAACGTGAGACGCGAAACGCCGAATCGCCCGATGAAAGCACGGGGACGACCCGTGATCGCGCAGCGATTGCGCACGCGCACCGGAGAGGCGTTTCGCGGCAACTTCGCAAGCCGACGTTGCGCGTCGAAAAACGCCTCGTCGGTCGTTTCCGGGTTGGAGAGAATGGCCTTCAACTCGGCGCGCTTGGCCGCGTACTTTTCG from Opitutales bacterium ASA1 encodes the following:
- the rplO gene encoding 50S ribosomal protein L15 — its product is MRLHQLSNVKGAVHRRKRVGCGEGGGHGKTSGRGGKGQTARSGGSIRPGFEGGQMPLYRKLPHRGFNNANFRTEYAVVNLGDLDALDAAIVEIDTSTLVAAGLVRDDGKPLKVLGDGSVSRAVRVKAARFSASAKAKIEQAGGEAVVA
- the rplR gene encoding 50S ribosomal protein L18 produces the protein MNILKKQDLLQKRRWRIRKKVVGTAARPRLSLKLSGKHIYAQCVDDSSSRTLAFLSTLDKEQRAQKVSANVKGAEILGKAFAEKAKAAGIEQVVFDRSGRRYHGCVKVFADAVREAGIKF
- the secY gene encoding preprotein translocase subunit SecY, which produces MFSAFANCLKIPELRQKIFFTLALLFISRVGANIPLPGLDPGPLQAFFADQTAAGGGSLVGLYNMFTGGALLKGAVCALGIMPYISASIIFQLMAAVVPSLARLQQEGDVGRQKLVQYTRYATLAICLIQGVLLILALENPAQLFPGYDLNVYGPIVVSGKFWFLINSVIFLTAGTMLMMWLGEQITQRGIGNGVSLMITIGILADLPGAAAATWQLFTAPVGVGTRLGLPHAVLMLMLMLVVIASIVAITQAMRKIPVQYAKRVVGRKVYGGQSSYLPLKVNYSGVMPVIFASAILLFPQQIFSHLGAAFDLPFLSDFANNLIRGHWIYYVSYSLLILFFSYFWVSVMFKPIQIADDLKKYGGYIPGVRPGEPTAKFLDFVMTRLTLFGAIFLTIIAIMPDFLLFEYNVPTRIATFFGGTGMLITVGVVLDTMRQVETFLLQRHYDGFLKKGKIRGRSDAVREPSLGNAVGDFKNAGVLYAALGGIFLVGILAWALQR
- the rpsE gene encoding 30S ribosomal protein S5 translates to MSYFSQKPQFREDSAPEITEKVVYINRCAKVVKGGRRFSFSSLVVAGDQKGRVGIGYGKAKEVPEAIRKGSEHARKNMKAVRLKGDTIPHEVIGESDGGRVLLRPATTGTGVIAGGGVRAVLEAAGVKNVLSKSLGSNNHIAVVNATLDGLRKLKLPEDFAQLHQAVAASK
- the rpsH gene encoding 30S ribosomal protein S8, with amino-acid sequence MTDPIADFLTRLRNSSRAGNAECVSPHSKLKAGLAAILLREGYVAGVGDGQDANGHKTLVVQLKYVDGVAALSGLKRVSTPGRRFYAKSDELPRVLNGLGMSIISTSRGLMKDRDARRNRLGGEIVCNVW
- the rplF gene encoding 50S ribosomal protein L6, with the translated sequence MSRIGKLPVAIPDKVKVSVTGNSVSVEGPKGSLTKTFSPVVTLSLDKGSVHVAPNSDTRFAKAMHGTARSVIAGMVKGVSQGFVKELEIQGVGFKAALKGDILDLALGYSHPIHYKLPAGVKVTVTDQTKLRVEGADKQKVGAVTAEIRSYYPPEPYKGKGVRIVGERVRRKEGKTVA
- the rpsN gene encoding 30S ribosomal protein S14, with product MAKTSSIEKNNRRKKLVEKYAAKRAELKAILSNPETTDEAFFDAQRRLAKLPRNASPVRVRNRCAITGRPRAFIGRFGVSRLTFRELALAGKIPGVTKSSW